Sequence from the Calditrichota bacterium genome:
CGAAGGCGTTAGCATCCGGGGTCGCGGCACAGCGGGGACAATCGCAAGTGGATTCACCATCCAGAACGGCAGCGGAGCCATCGGCGGAGGCGTCTACTGTCACGACGGTGCAAGTCCGATTCTGGAGGATGTCAAAATCCGTAACTGCGACGCTCAGCTACGCGGAGGCGGGTTGGGTCTTACCGGCCGATCAAGAGCCACTCTGCGTCGGGTCGAACTGCGAGTCAACCGAGCCGGTCAAATGGGCGGTGGGGCTTCGGGTGAGTTAGGCACTGAAATGGTCATCGAGGAGTGCAAATTCATTGGGAATACCACCGAAGGCATCGGCGGTGGACTTGCCGCGCCGGGAGCAGATATCACATTGCGCAACACCGTCTTTGCGAATAATGAGGCTGGAGACAGGGGGGGAGGTGATGGTGGGGGCGCCATACACATTTGGGCCGGTTCCGGCCAAATGGAACTCACCAATCTGACGCTGCACGGTAATAGTCACGATGGCGGAAACGCCGGCGGAATCGTCGTCCGCACACAAGGTGAAGTTCTTGCTGTCGCTATCCGCAACTGCATCCTGACTGGCAACGATGGCCTTGAGGTTACGAATATCCGCGACGAGGGAGGTCGCATTGCCGACGTAACTATATCCTATTCCCTCGTCGAATCCGCCGAAGAGGGCGTTGGCGGCGAAGGCATCACCTATCACGACTCCAATTTCGACGCCGATCCGCAGTTCGTCGATGCCGGGAATGGCGACTTCCATTTGACCGCCGAATCGCCCTGCATCGACCGGGGCGATCCCGACTCGCCTCGCGACGCGGACGGCACCCGCGCCGACGTCGGAGCCTACTACTTCCACCAGGTCATCGAACGCGAAGCGCGGCGCATCGACGTCCCGGACGAATACCGCACCATTCAGTCCGCCATCGACGCGGCGATGATCGGCGATACAGTCCTTGTGGCGCCGGGAACCTATTACGAAAACCTCGACTATCGCGGCAAGTTGATCCTCGTCGCAAGCCGGTACCTGCTCTCCGGCGACGTCCGCGACATCGGCCGGACGGTCATCGACGGCCGGCGCGAGGACGGCGTCCCGGCGCCGACGGTTCAGTTCGTCCGGAATGAATCGGCGGATGCGCACCTCTACGGCTTCACCGTTACCGGTGGGAGCGCGCGCGAAGGCGGCGGCCTCTTCTTCTTCCGCACCTCCCCAACCGTCAGTTATTGCGTCGTTACGGGCAATCATGGCCTCTATGGCGGAGGCGGACTCTATGCCTACGGCTCGTGGCCGACGCTCGACCATCTGACCATCACCGGCAATACCGCGGATGCCGGCGGAGGCGGCACCCACCAACGGAACGGGTCGTGGATGCGAATGATGCACACCATCGTCCGCGACAACGAAGGCGCCGAAATCTACATCCATGGCGACCGTGATCCCTGCACCGTCGAGGTTGACTGGTGCAACATCGAGGGTGGCGAAGAGGGCATCGCCGACAACGACAACGCCAACCTCGAATGGGGCGAAGGCAACATCGACGCAGATCCACGCTTCCTCAGGCTGACCGGCAGCGGTGATTATCGTCTGGCCGCCGGTTCGCCCTGCATTGACGCCGGCAATCCCGACGCTGCGGCCGAGCCGGACGAATCGGCTCCCGACATCGGCGCGCTCTACTACGACCAGCGGGTCTGGTCGGAGGGAGATTTTTCTGTCGCAATGCGGCGCGGCTGGACGATGATCGGCGCGCCACTGCTTCCCGACCCGCGCGCGATGACCGAAATATGGCGTCTGCTCGTCGAGGCGGGCCGTCTCATCATCGTTAAAGACCATAGAGGCCGGTTCTATCATCCCGAGATCGGCTTCAACAACCTGCCCGACTGGGATCCACGTCAAGGCTATCTGGTCAAGACGACCGACTTCTCGCAACTCAACCTGGCTGGGACGATCGTTGACCCGGCAGAGCCGATCCCGCTGCGGGAGGGCTGGTCGATGGTCTCCTACCTGCCCTTCGAAGAGACTGATGTGATGACGGCTTTCAACGGCGTCTTGGACGACCTCATCATCGTCAAGGATGGCTTCGGTCGGTTCTATCTGCCGGCAATGGAGTTCTCCAATATGGTGGCAATTGAGCCGGGGCGGGGGTATCAAGTGAAGATGGCGCGGACGCGGGAACTGGTTTGGAACGGTTGGCAGGGTATGCAGAATGCAGAACCCGGAATGCGGCGTAATGTTGCCGCTATCACCGGCGGCTCCCCGATTCATCAGGGGGAAGAAGAAGGAGAGCCCATCCACTTCCAGCCGGTAAAGCAGTCAGGGATGAATATGTCGGTGCTGATCGATGGAAGATGGAAGATGGAATATGGAGCAGGGGAGATCGGGGTCTTCACAACGGATGGTCTATGCGTCGGCGCTGCTTCATTCCGCACTCCGCATTCCGCATTCCGCATTGGCTTCGCCGTCTGGGGCGACGACCCCACGACCGTCGAGGTGGACGGCGCGCGGGAGGGGGAAGAGTTGCGGTTCCATCTGTGGGATGGGCAAAATGAATCGATGCTCAACCTGCACTTCGCACTTGAGCACTCGAGCACTCGAGCACTTGAGCACTTGTCCTACCAAACCGACGCTATCGCGGTCGGAACGCCGGGTGAGTCGAGCGCGCTGCCGGCCGCCTTCGCCCTTCACCCGCCCTATCCCAACCCCTTCAACGGCGTCGTCATCATCCGCTACGACCTGCCTTCCGCCGCCGACGTCCGCCTGGCGGTCTTCGACCTTGCCGGGCGGGAGGTGGCAAGGCTCGCCCACGGGCGACAGCCTGCCAGGCGGCATAGTATAGTGTGGGAGGGGGCGAATGTTGCGAGCGGGATTTATATCGTCCGACTTAAGGCTGGGGCGATCAAAAGGTCCGCCAAATTGCACTTGATAAGATGATTCATCATTACCATACCGGGGTCACAATGCGTAGCGTAGTTTGGCTCGGCATACTAATAGGCGCATCGGCGATCTCCTTTGCCCAGCCTCAACTCGACTGGAGACGCGTCTATAATCATCAGGAACGGCGCACAGCCTGGGATCATTGTTCTACGCCCGACGGCGGCTACCTGTTGGCCGCCGAAACGGGATTCGTCCGCGAAGATGTTTGGGATGCGCTGGTCATGAAGGTTGATGCCGAAGGCCGTTTGGAGTGGGAACGCCGATTGGGCAATCAGAATGACAATGAAACCCTTCGGGCCGTGGTTCTTGCCGACGACGGAGGCTGCGCCGTGGCCGGAGTTAGTTCAGTCAACAACTCCGACTTCCTGGTCCTTCGGCTGGACGAATTCGGAGATATCGTCTGGTCGAATACCTACGGTGGCAATCTGCACGAATTCGCCACCGGAATCACTGGTGATGGAGAAGGTGGCTTCCTGATCTGCGGAAAAAGAGCCGATAACGGGTACATTATCCGCATCGACGGTGATGGAGAACTGATTTGGGAGCGGATCTACGATTTTGGAGGGCAATACGACGTTTTCACGAACATAGTCTCTCGCGAGGGAGACTATGCCCTTTGCGGCAGCGGCGGCAACGCCCGTCAACCGCTCCTGGCTATCATCGACGGTGAAGGCGAGTTGATATTCAGCCGCATTTTCAATCACGACGACAACCGCGGCCGGATGATCTGGGACTTTGACATTACCGCTGACGGCGGATTCATCATGGTCGGGCATGTCAATCTCGCGCCCGGCGGTAACGGAATGCTCCTGCGTCTCGATGCCGAAGGCAACCGGCTCTGGAGCCGGAACTACGATGGCCCCCGCGATCGTCAGAACACCTCATTTGCGTGTGCGGTAGCCTCACTTCAAGATGGTCGAATTGCTCTGTGTGGCAACACCGACAATGCAGACTTCTGGGCGCTTTGGGTCGATGCTGATGGCAATCCCGTTGCGCAGGATCATACCGCCGGCAACGGCTGGTCGGCACGGGCCGGAAACGGCACTGTTACCTTTGCTGGAAGTGATGGATACAATGTATTATTGCAACAGTATGTCCTCCCGCCGCCGGTCCATACCTTGCGCCTTGCCGCCAACTGGGATATCTACTCAACCTATCTTGTCCCGGACGATCCCAACATCCCAGCCCTTATGGCGCCACTGGTTGGACGCGGCAGTTTGATCATCATCAAGAACCAGAGCGGACAGTTCTACTCTCCACGGTTCAACTTCAGCAACCTCCCGCCGTGGGATGTCCACTCTGGCTACATGATCAAAATGACCCGTCCCGACAGCCTCGTCATAACCGGCCAACCCGTTCAGGAGGATGAAGCGCTCTTCTTGCTTGAAAACTGGAATATGATCGCCTACTTTCCGGTGGATGCGATGGACGCGCCAGCGGCTCTGGCCGGGCTGGGGGAGCGTCTCGTATTGGCCAAGGACGGGCGCGGCAATTTCTATAATCCTGCGCAAAACTTCAACAATATGCCGCCGCTCCATCGGGGTGCGGGCTATATGATCAAGGTCGATCGCGACGTTGAGTTTCAATGGGGCGGTCGTTAAGGCTTCGAAAGGAGGGGCCATGTCAAAGCACGTCAAAATTGCGTTCTTTACGGGGTTGATTGCATCGGTCGTTCAGGCTCAGCCGGAGGTCGCTTGGGAGCGCACCTATGGCGGAGCCGGTGGCCAATATGGCGAGAGTATGGTCGTTGCGCTGGATGGGGGCTATGCGCTCGCCGGCTCGTCCGGTGGAGGAAATCTTCACTTTTGGATAGTCCGGCTCAATCGTGAAGGCGAGGTCGCCTGGCTGAACGAATACGACATCGAAGGCCAGTCCAACGAATGCTATGACCTCTGCAATACGGACGACGGGGGATTTCTCCTGGTCGGAATGATCCGGCTTGACAACGCCTATGGCTGGCACATTATGCGCATTGAGCCAGACGGAGATCCGGTCTGGCGGCGCACGTTCTTCGCCGGCGGCCAGCCACTGAATTGGGCCACGGCGGTGATCCGGGTCAAGGAGGAAGAGTATGTCGTCTGTGGTGGCCGGTTCCCGCCCAACGACAACTTGGATGCGATGATTCTGAAGATCAACGGCGATGGCGATGTGATATGGGAGCGGGAAGCAGGCGGAGACGGAAATCAAATGCTCGACGACATCACCCTCGCCCCGGACAGTTATGTCGCTTGCGGATTTTCCAATGCCGAAGGCAGCAACGACTTTTATCTGATCAAAGTCAACGACGAGGCCGGCCAGGTCGTCTGGGAGCGCACCTTTGGGGAAGAGGGTCGCAACGAACATGCCTTTGGACTGGTCCGGGCTCGCGAAGGCGGTTTTGCCGTCACCGGCTGGAACTCGGCCGATGCCAACAACTTCGATCCGATGCTCCTGCGCACTAACGAAGACGGCGAACCGCTTTGGGATCGCACCTACGATATGGAGGGCATCACCTATTCCGCCGATGTGGTGCAGCAAATAGACGGTGGATTCACTCTGGTTGGTCGCCAGTCGGTCGGGCGCAATATGTATGTCGGATTTGCGCTCACGACCGAGCCTGACGGCGAACCGACCTGGGATATGGCCGGGGGGCGGGCTTTCTTCTTCACGCGCTACAACGATGTCGCATTCGATGCCGAAGATAATTCCACTCTCATCTGCGGCACCACCTATGGCGGCGACAACAACGTCCTGATGGACGTGATTCTAACCAAGTTGGAGCCGGTCAATCATCCACCTGCGATTATGGGCCGCATGCCCGAGGACTCGGTCCTCTTCGCGGTAATACGCGAGGTGCTGCGGTTTCAGGTTGAAGCAATCGACATCGACCGCGACCCCCTGGACTATCGCTGGACCCTGAATGGTGATACAGTAGGGGTAGAAGACTTCTACGAGACCCAGTTTGCCGATACCGGCGAGTTCCGCGTGGAATGTTTTGTCCGGGATTGGCAATTTACCGTTTCGACGGTCTGGGTGATTAGGGTGCTGCGCCTGATAGATGGATACGACCCGGTGAACCTTAACCTCCGGATCGAACGGGGCGAATCGGTGATCTTCGTCATCCGGCCCGGACCGAATCCCGACAGTGTAGGCGTGGCGTGGTATCTCGACGAACAACTTATCGGGCGGGACACATTGATGCCTATAACATTCCCCGAAACTGGGCGGTTCATTGTGGCGGCTTCTGCTGGATATAGAGAAGTCATCGACACAATGCGCTGGTCAGTAGAAGTGGTCGAACCGGAGAAAATATCACCAGTTGGGAATGTGCCATTCTTGTTCGCCCTCCACGAACCCTATCCCAACCCCTTCAACGGCGTCGTTATGATCCGCTACGATCTGCCTTCCGCCGCCGACGTCCGCCTGGCGGTCTTCGACCTTTCCGGGCGGGAGGTGGCAAGGCTCGCCCACGGGCGACAGCCTGCCGGGCGGCATAGTATAGTGTGGGAGGGGGCGAATGTTGCGAGCGGGATTTATATCGTCCGACTCCAGCAAGGTGCGAAAGTTGAAGCACGGAAGGTGGTATTGGCAAAGTGAAGCCCTATTTAGAGGTGAGGCAATGGACGAGACAATGAGATTTGCGCCTATTCTTACCTTAATCTTGGTAGTCGCCAATATTTTGTTCGCGCAGGATGGCGAGCATATCATCCGCGTCGGTTCCGGCGGGATATCGGGTAATTATTGCGACGTCAAGGCTTACAATGAGAATATCGCCTACTACACCAATCGCTTTGGATTGGTGGTGATGGATGTCTCCGACCCTGAAAACCCCAATCCGGCGCGCATCATCCCCACCCGTGGCAACGCGCAAGGGCTATTCCTCAAGGACAGTCTGCTGTTTCTCTGCGATGGCTACGAAGGATTGCGCATCTACGATCTGAATGACGACCCGTGGAATCCGCGCGTGATCAGCCATACGACCGGACCAAGCAATGCACGGGGGTTGGTCGTCATCGACGACTTTGCCTATCTTTGGCAATACCGTAATTCCGTTGGCTTCATTTATGACGTCTCCGACCCTGAGCAACCTGAAGAATTGAGTAGGACGAATTTTCGAGGGGGGGAAAGTATGCAAATCCATCCATTCGGAGATCGATGCTATATCGTTTCCGCAAACGCTCCAACATCATACTGGGATATTAGTGATCGAACTAATCCGGAAATGATAGGTGTCGTGAATGGGACATTAAGAAGCGGTGAACATAATACCTTATTTGATGATAGACTCGCAAATGTGATTAGCCACCGAACAGTTTATCAAATTACGGATTCCCTTGAAATGGACTCGGTCGGTTATATAAATAGTTTTGCGGTCTCGAGTATGAAGATAGTAAATGATACTCTGTTTGGTACCGGCAGTCCTGATAATAATCGCGATAGGAATCCTGGCATGGCAATTGTGGACTTGACAAACCTTCGGCAACCAAGACGGATTTCTTATCTCTGGCAGTCATTACGTGGCGGCATTCGAGCGAGTTCCCGTTTTTTTGACCTACGTGACGGGAAAATGTTCACTTGTGACGGTGTGAATGGAACGACCATCTACGACGTCAGCAGTGTTGAGCATCCTGCAACAGTAGGCTACTACGACAATCGGGGCGACTTCCATAACGTCGCCTTGTCGCCCGACTACATTTATACCAGCAATTGGTTGAATTGGCAAGTTAACCGAATCAACTCCTTCAGACTCAGAGTCTATTCACGCCGCCCGATATCCGATCCGGAGGAGGTCTATGCATATGAGAGTTCACCCCAAGACAGCGTCTTTGGATACGGCTATAGCGAGTTTAGTCGTCCAATTGTTATCGGCGACCGCCTCTACGGCCTCGCCAATGGCGGCTACTTCGCCGGATTTTCCCTGGAAGACCCGGCGCGCCCTACTCCGCTCTTTATCGTCAATCAAAATCAGTTTGGTGCCGGGCAGCATTTCGTGGTGGATGGCACTATAGCCTATACGGTTAGCACATATATCTACGCCATCGATTTTTCTGATTATCGAAACCCGCGGCTTCTGAGCCGCATATATTGTTACCAAGCACAGGGTGGAATCGCCTGCGACGAACGATATCTCTACGTCCATTCATGGAGTGAT
This genomic interval carries:
- a CDS encoding T9SS type A sorting domain-containing protein, which produces MLSHPRFRLHPALLALIFTTFTAPAVARILRVPQQYNRIQVAVDSSANGDTILVAPGRYTENINFNNRSPVLASQFLTTGEARFIAETVIDGGWNGRSAIRLGNGESGAIIGLTVENDSTDFGAIYIRLGRPDIRHCVIQNNYASRNGAAIYITGAAAPRISNVIIRHNECFNVGGAVSIFGGSTPLIENSLIYDNYALHVGGAIHVYASRAILRGVTIAHNAALHFGGAIYVTQGGIVDAADCILWENEPEQVWMMVGWQDQVFHLFFNLIDGGRDRIVALDPWNVNWGVGNLDADPLFTNPAEGDYSLRAGSPAIDAGHYESAFDPDGTRRDLGYAFFDQGDEGQRVRIVPTAHQTIQEGIDAADDGDVVLVLPGTYRENVRIEDKRIALGSRILTTGNRAYIDSTVIDGARRAEGVSIRGRGTAGTIASGFTIQNGSGAIGGGVYCHDGASPILEDVKIRNCDAQLRGGGLGLTGRSRATLRRVELRVNRAGQMGGGASGELGTEMVIEECKFIGNTTEGIGGGLAAPGADITLRNTVFANNEAGDRGGGDGGGAIHIWAGSGQMELTNLTLHGNSHDGGNAGGIVVRTQGEVLAVAIRNCILTGNDGLEVTNIRDEGGRIADVTISYSLVESAEEGVGGEGITYHDSNFDADPQFVDAGNGDFHLTAESPCIDRGDPDSPRDADGTRADVGAYYFHQVIEREARRIDVPDEYRTIQSAIDAAMIGDTVLVAPGTYYENLDYRGKLILVASRYLLSGDVRDIGRTVIDGRREDGVPAPTVQFVRNESADAHLYGFTVTGGSAREGGGLFFFRTSPTVSYCVVTGNHGLYGGGGLYAYGSWPTLDHLTITGNTADAGGGGTHQRNGSWMRMMHTIVRDNEGAEIYIHGDRDPCTVEVDWCNIEGGEEGIADNDNANLEWGEGNIDADPRFLRLTGSGDYRLAAGSPCIDAGNPDAAAEPDESAPDIGALYYDQRVWSEGDFSVAMRRGWTMIGAPLLPDPRAMTEIWRLLVEAGRLIIVKDHRGRFYHPEIGFNNLPDWDPRQGYLVKTTDFSQLNLAGTIVDPAEPIPLREGWSMVSYLPFEETDVMTAFNGVLDDLIIVKDGFGRFYLPAMEFSNMVAIEPGRGYQVKMARTRELVWNGWQGMQNAEPGMRRNVAAITGGSPIHQGEEEGEPIHFQPVKQSGMNMSVLIDGRWKMEYGAGEIGVFTTDGLCVGAASFRTPHSAFRIGFAVWGDDPTTVEVDGAREGEELRFHLWDGQNESMLNLHFALEHSSTRALEHLSYQTDAIAVGTPGESSALPAAFALHPPYPNPFNGVVIIRYDLPSAADVRLAVFDLAGREVARLAHGRQPARRHSIVWEGANVASGIYIVRLKAGAIKRSAKLHLIR
- a CDS encoding T9SS type A sorting domain-containing protein, whose amino-acid sequence is MSKHVKIAFFTGLIASVVQAQPEVAWERTYGGAGGQYGESMVVALDGGYALAGSSGGGNLHFWIVRLNREGEVAWLNEYDIEGQSNECYDLCNTDDGGFLLVGMIRLDNAYGWHIMRIEPDGDPVWRRTFFAGGQPLNWATAVIRVKEEEYVVCGGRFPPNDNLDAMILKINGDGDVIWEREAGGDGNQMLDDITLAPDSYVACGFSNAEGSNDFYLIKVNDEAGQVVWERTFGEEGRNEHAFGLVRAREGGFAVTGWNSADANNFDPMLLRTNEDGEPLWDRTYDMEGITYSADVVQQIDGGFTLVGRQSVGRNMYVGFALTTEPDGEPTWDMAGGRAFFFTRYNDVAFDAEDNSTLICGTTYGGDNNVLMDVILTKLEPVNHPPAIMGRMPEDSVLFAVIREVLRFQVEAIDIDRDPLDYRWTLNGDTVGVEDFYETQFADTGEFRVECFVRDWQFTVSTVWVIRVLRLIDGYDPVNLNLRIERGESVIFVIRPGPNPDSVGVAWYLDEQLIGRDTLMPITFPETGRFIVAASAGYREVIDTMRWSVEVVEPEKISPVGNVPFLFALHEPYPNPFNGVVMIRYDLPSAADVRLAVFDLSGREVARLAHGRQPAGRHSIVWEGANVASGIYIVRLQQGAKVEARKVVLAK
- a CDS encoding T9SS type A sorting domain-containing protein codes for the protein MLRAGFISSDSSKVRKLKHGRWYWQSEALFRGEAMDETMRFAPILTLILVVANILFAQDGEHIIRVGSGGISGNYCDVKAYNENIAYYTNRFGLVVMDVSDPENPNPARIIPTRGNAQGLFLKDSLLFLCDGYEGLRIYDLNDDPWNPRVISHTTGPSNARGLVVIDDFAYLWQYRNSVGFIYDVSDPEQPEELSRTNFRGGESMQIHPFGDRCYIVSANAPTSYWDISDRTNPEMIGVVNGTLRSGEHNTLFDDRLANVISHRTVYQITDSLEMDSVGYINSFAVSSMKIVNDTLFGTGSPDNNRDRNPGMAIVDLTNLRQPRRISYLWQSLRGGIRASSRFFDLRDGKMFTCDGVNGTTIYDVSSVEHPATVGYYDNRGDFHNVALSPDYIYTSNWLNWQVNRINSFRLRVYSRRPISDPEEVYAYESSPQDSVFGYGYSEFSRPIVIGDRLYGLANGGYFAGFSLEDPARPTPLFIVNQNQFGAGQHFVVDGTIAYTVSTYIYAIDFSDYRNPRLLSRIYCYQAQGGIACDERYLYVHSWSDGLYIYSRANNRLSQVGLLRLGPTVAANDILLYANRAYIILSHYALIVDISDPPNPVVTGELRWPGLTWRASISDGVLFASCWELGVYAYSLEDPDNPRRVGYYDTPGRSHQALAQDGYLYVADSDEIGIYDVGEITGWWAPVLSDTAHDFGEVELDSSAQWQFTLTNNAQHPMQLFSASVDDSSFAAILDSVVLESGERSSISVRFRPRSAEEYTGTLTIHTDRRRLTVALTGRGTPLSAPQDQTLPTAFALHPPYPNPFNGVVTIRYDLPEESPVRIAVYDLVGREVARLVEGRQPAGRHSAVWKGADAASGVYTIQLEASGQKVIRKALLLK